In Kordia antarctica, the following proteins share a genomic window:
- the parS gene encoding type II RES/Xre toxin-antitoxin system antitoxin, producing the protein MKDKSSHKEKSKLLFLEAFDGIIQPKTVAVEEQASVYQVGYSTKNIAATIAARKAVITSFAKKTRDKDVHIQFSYSDLDAIESARSGIKFNNFKNIYDLMKLPNNKWAEIIGISERTMQSIIKERKNLDQNKSEKLLSFLTLIEYALSVLGNEKNVDEWLNYKSPSLQGKAPIDYVDTFQGINMLREHLFKIETGNLV; encoded by the coding sequence ATGAAAGATAAATCTTCACATAAAGAAAAATCAAAGTTGCTATTCTTAGAAGCATTCGATGGAATCATTCAACCAAAAACAGTCGCTGTAGAAGAACAAGCTAGTGTTTATCAGGTTGGATATTCAACAAAAAATATAGCCGCAACAATTGCTGCTCGCAAAGCAGTTATAACTTCTTTTGCTAAAAAAACGAGAGATAAAGATGTACATATTCAATTTTCATATTCAGATTTGGACGCTATTGAATCTGCAAGAAGCGGCATAAAATTCAACAATTTCAAAAATATCTATGATTTAATGAAATTACCCAATAATAAATGGGCGGAAATTATTGGAATCAGCGAGCGAACTATGCAAAGTATCATCAAAGAAAGAAAAAATCTTGATCAAAATAAATCTGAAAAACTTTTGTCATTTTTAACCTTAATAGAATACGCTTTAAGTGTGCTTGGAAACGAAAAGAATGTTGATGAATGGCTTAACTATAAATCTCCATCACTACAAGGTAAAGCTCCGATTGATTATGTTGATACGTTTCAAGGAATTAATATGCTACGTGAGCATTTATTTAAAATTGAGACAGGTAATTTAGTATGA
- a CDS encoding electron transfer flavoprotein subunit beta/FixA family protein has protein sequence MKILVCISHVPDTTSKINFTEGDTKFDTNGVQFVINPNDEFGLTRAMWFKEKQGATVDVVNVGGAETESTLRKALAIGADGAIRVNAAATDGFFVAKQLAEVAKNGGYDLIIAGRESIDYNGGMVPGMLAELIGANFVNNCINLEVDGTAATAIREIDGGKETSSTSLPLVIGGQKGLVEESDLRIPNMRGIMMARKKPLNVVEPTDAEKETTAVKFEKPAPRGAVKLVDAGNIDELISLLHNEAKVI, from the coding sequence ATGAAGATATTAGTGTGTATTAGTCACGTACCCGACACTACGTCAAAGATCAACTTTACGGAAGGAGATACTAAATTTGACACAAATGGTGTGCAATTTGTTATAAACCCAAATGATGAGTTTGGATTAACGCGTGCAATGTGGTTCAAAGAAAAGCAAGGAGCAACCGTAGATGTTGTAAATGTAGGAGGCGCAGAAACTGAGTCAACGTTACGAAAAGCATTAGCTATTGGAGCTGATGGAGCAATCCGTGTAAACGCAGCAGCGACAGACGGATTTTTTGTTGCAAAACAATTAGCTGAAGTTGCAAAAAATGGTGGTTATGATTTAATCATTGCAGGAAGAGAATCTATTGATTACAATGGAGGAATGGTTCCTGGAATGTTAGCGGAGTTAATCGGTGCAAATTTTGTAAACAACTGTATTAATTTAGAAGTTGACGGAACTGCCGCAACAGCAATACGCGAAATTGATGGTGGAAAAGAAACTTCTTCTACATCACTTCCGTTAGTTATTGGTGGACAAAAAGGATTAGTGGAAGAAAGTGATCTTCGTATTCCTAATATGAGAGGAATTATGATGGCGCGTAAAAAACCATTAAATGTCGTAGAACCAACAGACGCAGAAAAAGAAACAACTGCTGTAAAATTTGAGAAACCAGCTCCAAGAGGCGCTGTGAAATTAGTTGATGCAGGCAATATTGATGAATTAATTAGTCTACTTCACAACGAAGCAAAGGTGATTTAA
- a CDS encoding electron transfer flavoprotein subunit alpha/FixB family protein: MSVLVYTESEQGKFKKVAFEVASYAKEVANQLGTTVTAVAINIEDASELANYGVDKVLNVSADSLKDFNAKAYASTLRQAAEKEGAKVVIVSSSTDSKTLAPILAINLHAGYASNVVAAPTSTNPFTVKRTAFTNKAFNITEINSDVKIVGVSNNSFGLVENSGAATVESFAPSLDDSLFGVKVDSVDKVSGKVTIADADIVVSAGRGLKGPENWGMIEELADVLGAATACSKPVSDLGWRPHGEHVGQTGKPVAANLYIAIGISGAIQHLAGINASKVKVVINTDPEAPFFKAADYGIVGDAFEVVPQLIEKLKEFKANNA, from the coding sequence ATGTCAGTTTTAGTATATACAGAATCAGAACAAGGAAAATTTAAGAAAGTAGCTTTTGAAGTTGCTTCATATGCAAAAGAAGTTGCCAATCAATTAGGAACAACTGTTACCGCAGTTGCAATTAATATTGAAGATGCTTCTGAATTAGCAAATTACGGTGTTGATAAAGTTTTAAATGTATCTGCGGATAGTTTAAAAGACTTTAATGCAAAAGCATACGCATCAACACTTCGTCAAGCAGCAGAAAAAGAAGGTGCAAAAGTAGTTATTGTAAGTTCAAGTACTGATAGCAAAACTTTAGCGCCAATTTTAGCGATTAACTTACATGCAGGATACGCATCTAATGTTGTAGCTGCACCAACAAGCACCAATCCATTTACAGTAAAAAGAACAGCATTTACAAACAAAGCATTCAACATTACAGAGATTAATTCTGATGTAAAAATCGTTGGAGTTTCAAATAATTCTTTCGGATTGGTTGAAAATTCAGGTGCTGCTACTGTGGAATCTTTCGCGCCAAGCTTAGACGATTCATTATTTGGTGTAAAAGTTGACTCCGTAGATAAAGTATCTGGAAAAGTAACAATTGCAGATGCAGATATTGTAGTTTCAGCTGGAAGAGGATTAAAAGGTCCAGAAAACTGGGGAATGATAGAAGAGTTAGCGGATGTTTTAGGAGCTGCAACCGCATGTTCTAAACCAGTTTCCGATTTAGGATGGAGACCACATGGAGAACACGTTGGACAAACTGGAAAGCCAGTTGCTGCTAATTTATACATTGCCATTGGAATCTCTGGAGCCATTCAGCATTTAGCTGGAATCAACGCTTCTAAAGTAAAAGTTGTGATCAATACAGATCCTGAAGCGCCTTTCTTTAAAGCAGCTGATTACGGTATTGTTGGAGATGCTTTTGAAGTAGTGCCACAGCTAATCGAAAAATTGAAAGAATTTAAAGCGAATAACGCATAA
- a CDS encoding inorganic diphosphatase, which translates to MTAKEKITFDALIEIPKGSRNKYEYDFDLKKIRFDRMLFSSMMYPGDYGFIPETLALDGDPLDVLVLGTEPTFPMCVMEIKPIGVFHMADEKGQDEKIVCVPVSDPIWNSYNDIDDLNPHRIKEITHFFQVYKDLEKKKVDVGGWGNAAEAYEIVDKCIERYEASEHKKNGNFTI; encoded by the coding sequence ATGACAGCGAAAGAGAAAATTACATTTGATGCACTCATTGAAATTCCAAAAGGAAGTAGAAACAAATACGAATATGACTTTGATTTAAAAAAAATCAGATTCGACAGAATGTTGTTTTCATCAATGATGTATCCTGGAGATTATGGCTTCATTCCTGAAACGCTTGCGCTAGATGGAGATCCGTTAGATGTATTGGTATTAGGAACAGAACCTACATTTCCAATGTGTGTCATGGAAATAAAACCAATTGGAGTTTTCCACATGGCAGATGAAAAAGGACAAGATGAAAAAATAGTATGTGTTCCTGTAAGTGATCCAATCTGGAATAGCTACAACGATATTGACGATTTGAATCCGCACAGAATCAAAGAAATTACACACTTCTTCCAAGTATACAAGGACTTAGAAAAGAAAAAAGTTGATGTTGGCGGTTGGGGAAATGCTGCAGAAGCATACGAAATTGTTGACAAATGTATCGAGCGTTACGAAGCTAGCGAACACAAAAAAAACGGCAACTTTACCATATAA
- a CDS encoding DUF5686 and carboxypeptidase-like regulatory domain-containing protein, which yields MKTTLYCFLALLFCYTGYSQTKVSGLIKDASGEAVPFANVVFENSIEGTISNEDGRFYLESDKTYDVIIVSFVGYTTRKITLEKRVNYKMEIILEEGEQLNAVVIVTGKQSKKNNPAIDILRKIWERKRFNGVRQFKQYAYDKYEKVEFDLNTIDSAMMKSRLFRGMEFIFQELDTSRITGKTYLPIFINEAVSKVYGDNEMNKEKEDLIGNKNSGFSSNETITAFIKDLYAEYDIYDNYLKFFDKSFTSPLSKTGINTYNYVLSDTAYIDNKLCFNIIYYPRRKNELTFKGDFWVNDSTFAIKKINLQASKSANINWVKEIYIEQEFDVVNDSVFLLKRDYMLSDFALNKKEKSKGVYGKRTTLYDNYVFDEKKPNDFYSQEINPFNEEIYERDEAFWDANRMESLNKDEKGVYKMLDTLKTVPKFKRLYSLASILASGYVEFDQYNLDYGPIFSTFGFNDVEGIRLRAGGRTYFGPNDKWRIEGYGAYGFRDDKFKYGISGKWLLNPKNRLIISGGNRRDVEQTGVSLTTNDDVLGRSFASSALFASGNSDRLTDINLTTVAVQMEPWKNVTMSFGSSYKTTKSASPETFSLSYIDTNSPTGIADELRQSEVNFAIDITPGKRTIRHGVERKIVNDDFPRIFLKYSKGVEGVLNSDFNYSKVQLFYRQPFQLGGFGRTYTTLEVGKTYGDVPLSLLSVVPGNQAYFSIYNTFSQLNYYEFVTDTYASLHIEHNFNGRIFSRIPFLRKLNLREIVGIRGVWGEISNENVAMNTPAFQSLPFSSITPDGIAPNKEIYWEYSVGVGNIFKVFRIDFNFRGNYKNNIDARQFGVTGAFGFHF from the coding sequence TTGAAGACTACACTCTATTGTTTTTTAGCACTATTATTTTGTTACACAGGATATTCGCAAACGAAAGTCAGCGGATTAATTAAAGATGCCTCAGGCGAAGCTGTACCTTTTGCGAATGTGGTATTTGAAAATTCCATAGAAGGTACGATTAGTAATGAAGACGGACGATTTTACTTAGAATCAGATAAAACGTATGATGTAATTATTGTTTCATTTGTTGGCTACACAACTCGGAAAATTACACTAGAAAAACGTGTTAACTACAAAATGGAAATAATCCTTGAAGAAGGCGAACAGCTAAATGCCGTTGTCATCGTTACTGGAAAGCAATCCAAAAAGAACAATCCAGCTATTGACATTCTACGCAAAATTTGGGAGCGAAAACGTTTCAATGGTGTTCGACAATTCAAGCAATATGCATATGATAAGTACGAAAAAGTAGAGTTCGATCTGAACACGATTGATAGTGCAATGATGAAAAGCAGACTGTTTCGTGGCATGGAATTCATCTTTCAAGAGCTTGATACTTCTCGCATTACAGGGAAAACATACTTGCCAATATTCATCAATGAAGCGGTTTCCAAAGTGTATGGAGACAATGAAATGAATAAGGAAAAAGAAGACTTAATCGGAAACAAAAATTCAGGATTTAGTAGCAACGAAACTATTACGGCATTCATCAAAGATTTGTACGCTGAGTATGATATTTATGATAACTATTTAAAGTTTTTTGATAAAAGTTTTACGAGTCCATTATCAAAAACAGGAATCAACACGTATAACTATGTATTGTCAGATACGGCGTATATTGATAACAAATTGTGCTTCAATATTATTTACTATCCGCGAAGAAAAAACGAACTTACTTTTAAAGGTGATTTTTGGGTGAATGATTCTACGTTTGCCATCAAAAAAATCAATCTTCAAGCAAGTAAAAGTGCCAATATCAACTGGGTAAAAGAAATTTACATTGAGCAGGAATTTGATGTGGTAAATGATTCTGTCTTTCTGCTGAAGCGAGATTATATGTTGTCTGATTTCGCATTAAACAAGAAAGAAAAATCAAAAGGTGTCTACGGAAAACGTACCACTTTATATGATAATTACGTATTTGACGAAAAAAAACCGAACGATTTCTACAGTCAAGAAATCAATCCGTTTAACGAAGAAATTTACGAACGCGATGAAGCTTTTTGGGATGCCAATCGAATGGAAAGTTTGAACAAAGACGAAAAAGGTGTTTACAAAATGTTGGATACGTTAAAAACAGTTCCAAAATTCAAACGTTTATACAGTTTAGCTTCAATTTTAGCTTCTGGTTATGTAGAATTTGACCAATATAATTTAGATTATGGACCAATATTTTCAACCTTCGGATTCAATGATGTAGAAGGAATTAGATTGCGCGCCGGAGGAAGAACGTATTTTGGACCAAACGATAAATGGCGAATTGAAGGGTATGGAGCGTACGGTTTTAGAGATGATAAATTCAAATATGGAATCTCTGGAAAGTGGCTTTTAAATCCTAAAAATAGATTGATTATCTCTGGTGGAAATCGGCGCGATGTAGAACAAACAGGCGTCAGTTTAACTACAAATGATGATGTTTTGGGACGAAGTTTTGCTTCTTCCGCATTATTTGCGAGTGGAAATAGTGATCGATTGACAGACATTAATCTGACAACAGTTGCTGTACAAATGGAGCCTTGGAAAAATGTAACGATGAGTTTTGGAAGTTCTTATAAAACAACAAAATCCGCTTCGCCAGAAACCTTTAGTTTATCCTATATAGATACAAATTCTCCAACAGGAATTGCAGATGAATTAAGACAATCAGAAGTAAATTTTGCGATTGATATTACACCAGGAAAAAGAACCATTCGTCATGGAGTGGAACGTAAAATTGTAAATGATGATTTTCCACGCATTTTCTTAAAATACAGTAAAGGTGTTGAAGGAGTATTAAATAGTGATTTCAACTATTCCAAAGTTCAATTATTCTACCGACAACCATTTCAATTAGGCGGTTTTGGACGCACATACACAACCTTAGAAGTTGGAAAAACGTACGGAGATGTTCCACTTAGTTTATTGAGTGTTGTACCAGGAAATCAGGCATATTTCTCTATTTACAATACATTTTCTCAACTAAACTATTACGAGTTTGTGACAGATACGTACGCGTCATTACATATAGAGCATAACTTTAACGGACGTATATTTTCAAGAATTCCATTCTTACGAAAACTAAACTTACGAGAAATAGTTGGGATTCGTGGAGTTTGGGGAGAAATTTCAAATGAAAATGTTGCCATGAATACGCCAGCATTTCAAAGTTTGCCATTTAGTAGTATTACGCCTGACGGAATTGCGCCTAACAAAGAAATTTATTGGGAATATTCAGTTGGAGTCGGAAACATTTTTAAAGTATTTCGGATTGATTTTAACTTCCGTGGAAACTACAAAAACAACATTGACGCGCGACAATTTGGAGTTACAGGCGCATTTGGATTTCACTTCTAG
- a CDS encoding pyruvate dehydrogenase complex E1 component subunit beta — MRTIQFREAVAEAMSEEMRTDDSIYLMGEEVAEYNGAYKASKGMLDEFGADRVIDTPIAELGFAGIGVGSAMGGNRPIIEFMTFNFALVGIDQIINNAAKLRQMSGGQLNIPIVFRGPTASAGQLGATHSQAFESWFANCPGLKVVVPSNVYDAKGLLKAAIRDNDPVIFMESEQMYGDKGEVPEGDYTIPLGVADIKREGTDVTIVSFGKIIKEAYKAADELAEEGISCEIIDLRTIRPMDQETIIKSVKKTNRLVILEEAWPFGNVSTEIAFQVQAQAFDYLDAPIQKINTADTPAPYSPVLFEEWLPNKNDVIKAVKKVMYK; from the coding sequence ATGAGAACAATACAGTTTAGAGAAGCGGTAGCTGAAGCTATGAGCGAAGAAATGAGAACTGATGACTCCATTTATTTAATGGGAGAAGAAGTTGCCGAATATAATGGAGCATACAAAGCCTCCAAAGGAATGCTTGATGAGTTTGGTGCTGATAGAGTTATAGATACACCAATTGCAGAGTTAGGTTTTGCAGGTATTGGCGTTGGTTCTGCTATGGGCGGAAATCGACCTATTATTGAGTTTATGACGTTCAACTTTGCGTTGGTAGGAATTGACCAGATCATTAACAACGCAGCAAAATTGCGTCAAATGTCAGGTGGACAATTAAATATTCCGATTGTATTTCGTGGGCCAACGGCTTCGGCAGGTCAATTAGGAGCAACACATTCACAAGCTTTTGAAAGTTGGTTTGCAAACTGTCCAGGTTTAAAAGTAGTAGTTCCTTCAAATGTATATGATGCAAAAGGTTTATTAAAAGCAGCCATTAGAGATAATGATCCTGTTATTTTCATGGAATCTGAGCAAATGTATGGTGACAAAGGAGAAGTTCCGGAAGGAGATTATACAATTCCATTAGGTGTTGCTGATATTAAACGTGAAGGAACAGATGTAACGATTGTTTCTTTTGGAAAAATTATTAAAGAAGCATACAAAGCTGCAGATGAATTAGCAGAAGAAGGAATTTCTTGTGAAATAATTGATTTACGTACAATTCGCCCGATGGATCAAGAAACTATTATAAAATCTGTAAAGAAAACAAATAGATTGGTCATATTAGAAGAAGCATGGCCATTTGGAAATGTTTCTACCGAAATAGCATTTCAAGTACAAGCGCAAGCTTTTGATTATTTAGATGCGCCAATTCAAAAAATAAATACAGCTGATACTCCAGCACCATATTCTCCAGTTTTATTTGAAGAATGGTTGCCAAATAAAAACGATGTTATCAAGGCTGTAAAAAAAGTTATGTACAAATAA
- a CDS encoding nucleoside transporter C-terminal domain-containing protein, with translation MQKFVVSIITMCCVLFSVQAQETGIDGTWNFSSIQNSQSESIIPTTNADKLTLKAGEFQYQLAAKDNLKATGDYIYQNNLLVFYYNTPTDTIRKYKITSLTDSTLVFNEKGVSYSFEKKVEAKEVVASTENTSQIIPSEGFSTKSLIRGVLGMLVLLIIAFLLSSNRKAINWKTVGVGLVFQLIIAIGVLKVGFVETAFEAVGKLFIEILEYTKAGSEFLFGGMMNIESFGFIFAFQVLPTIIFFSALTSVLFYLGIIQRIVKGMAWVLTKILGISGAESLSVAGNIFLGQTEAPLLIKAYLEKMTRSEILLVMIGGMATVAGAVLAAYIGFLGGDDPALKLIYAKHLLAASVMAAPGAIVISKMLYPQQEKVDNNVEVSQEKIGSNILDAIANGTTEGLKLAVNVGAMLLVFVAFIAMLNGILGFVASFDGIIIERIHLNWHFTSLNEIIAANTPYDSLSLEFILGYLFAPLMWLIGIDSQDMSLMGQLLGIKLAASEFIGYIQLAELKDATNAVHLTYNKSIIMATYMLCGFANFASIGIQIGGIGSLAPGQRKTLSEFGIKALIGGTIASLISATIAGMLIG, from the coding sequence ATGCAAAAATTTGTAGTTAGTATTATTACGATGTGTTGTGTACTTTTTAGCGTACAAGCTCAAGAAACTGGAATTGATGGAACATGGAATTTTAGCAGTATCCAAAACTCCCAAAGTGAAAGCATCATTCCAACTACAAATGCTGATAAGTTAACGTTAAAAGCTGGAGAATTTCAATATCAATTAGCTGCAAAAGACAATTTAAAAGCAACTGGTGATTACATCTACCAAAATAATTTATTGGTTTTTTACTACAATACGCCAACAGATACCATTCGCAAATACAAAATTACTTCGCTTACCGATTCTACCTTAGTATTTAATGAAAAAGGTGTTTCGTATAGTTTTGAGAAAAAAGTTGAGGCTAAAGAAGTTGTCGCTTCTACTGAAAATACTTCACAAATTATACCAAGTGAAGGTTTTAGTACAAAGAGTTTAATAAGAGGTGTTTTAGGAATGTTAGTATTGCTTATTATAGCCTTTTTATTAAGTAGCAATCGCAAAGCCATCAATTGGAAAACGGTTGGTGTAGGACTTGTTTTTCAGCTAATTATTGCTATCGGAGTTTTAAAAGTTGGATTCGTAGAAACTGCATTTGAAGCAGTTGGAAAATTATTCATTGAGATATTAGAATATACCAAAGCGGGAAGCGAATTTTTATTTGGTGGCATGATGAATATAGAATCTTTCGGGTTCATTTTTGCATTTCAAGTATTGCCTACAATTATCTTTTTCTCTGCGCTAACTTCTGTATTATTCTACTTAGGAATCATTCAGAGAATTGTAAAAGGAATGGCTTGGGTTTTGACAAAAATCTTAGGAATTTCTGGTGCTGAAAGTTTATCCGTTGCCGGAAATATCTTTTTAGGTCAAACAGAAGCACCATTACTTATAAAAGCATATTTAGAAAAAATGACGCGTTCCGAAATCTTGCTTGTCATGATTGGTGGAATGGCAACTGTTGCAGGAGCTGTTTTAGCAGCATACATTGGGTTTTTAGGTGGCGACGATCCAGCTTTGAAATTAATTTATGCAAAACACTTATTAGCAGCTTCTGTAATGGCAGCACCTGGCGCAATTGTGATTTCTAAAATGTTATATCCTCAACAAGAAAAAGTTGATAACAATGTAGAAGTATCTCAAGAAAAGATAGGTTCTAATATCTTAGATGCCATTGCAAACGGAACAACAGAAGGCTTAAAACTTGCAGTAAATGTTGGCGCTATGTTGCTAGTTTTCGTTGCTTTTATTGCCATGCTGAATGGTATTTTAGGATTTGTCGCTAGCTTTGACGGAATTATTATAGAACGTATTCATCTAAATTGGCATTTCACATCACTTAATGAAATTATTGCCGCCAACACACCTTATGATTCATTATCGTTAGAATTTATTTTAGGATATTTATTTGCGCCTTTAATGTGGTTAATTGGTATTGATAGTCAAGATATGTCTTTGATGGGACAATTATTAGGAATCAAATTAGCTGCGAGTGAATTTATTGGATACATTCAACTAGCAGAACTAAAAGACGCTACCAATGCTGTGCATTTAACATATAATAAGTCTATTATTATGGCAACTTATATGTTATGTGGTTTTGCCAACTTTGCTTCTATCGGAATTCAAATTGGAGGAATCGGCTCATTAGCACCAGGACAACGTAAAACACTTTCTGAATTCGGAATCAAGGCATTAATTGGAGGAACAATTGCTTCTTTAATTTCTGCTACCATTGCAGGAATGTTGATTGGGTAA
- a CDS encoding bifunctional nuclease family protein: protein MSLVKLNIKGISYSQTQNGAYALILNEVDGDRKLPIVIGAFEAQSIAIALEKEIKPPRPLTHDLFKNFADRFDVVVKQVIIHKLVDGVFYSSIICERDKIEEIIDARTSDAIALALRFDAPIFTYKTILDKAGIFLKLTSKEEEEAAEKESIVVDELFPDDDDTNTVESVVDNGLKSLSIQELYTMLDGAVADEDYEKAARLRDEISKRANKDEK, encoded by the coding sequence ATGAGTTTAGTAAAACTAAATATTAAGGGAATTTCATACAGTCAAACTCAAAATGGAGCCTATGCGCTTATTTTGAATGAAGTTGACGGAGACCGAAAGTTACCAATTGTAATTGGTGCTTTTGAAGCTCAATCTATTGCTATTGCCCTCGAAAAAGAAATAAAACCTCCACGACCATTAACCCATGATCTTTTCAAAAATTTTGCAGATCGGTTTGATGTGGTTGTAAAACAAGTCATTATCCATAAATTGGTTGATGGCGTTTTCTATTCAAGTATTATTTGTGAACGTGATAAAATTGAAGAAATCATCGATGCTCGAACTTCCGATGCTATTGCGTTAGCACTTCGTTTTGATGCACCAATTTTTACCTATAAAACAATCTTAGACAAAGCTGGTATTTTCTTAAAGTTAACTTCCAAAGAAGAGGAAGAAGCTGCCGAAAAAGAAAGTATTGTCGTTGATGAGTTGTTTCCTGACGACGACGATACAAATACCGTAGAAAGTGTAGTTGACAATGGATTAAAATCACTCTCTATTCAAGAATTATATACGATGTTAGATGGCGCTGTAGCTGATGAAGATTATGAAAAAGCAGCCAGACTCAGAGATGAAATTTCTAAAAGAGCCAATAAAGACGAAAAATAA